One genomic segment of Pseudoalteromonas sp. GCY includes these proteins:
- a CDS encoding MFS transporter: MKKSYLVIALVLATFFTVSFITNILGAIFPALIESYSIGLTLAGFFPFAFFIAYGVMSIPAGLLVQRFGEKTVMQLAFTLAAIGATTFVLTPTFAIAMVALFMLGCAMALLQVAINPLLRASGGSEHFAVLSVFAQLMFGAAATLAPLVYSKLQSQVTTAEGFGGALSGVIPADKTWLSIYAVFAILSVVMLLLSQFTPFSAVPEQKKQQLSWSQSIGFFKDKTVLKFFAAIAAYVALEQGVANLISVFLQQYHGLDPATEGAKVVSEFWLCLTLGCLLGLALLKLIDAQKLLILFSFGAAIALLSALFGSATVALIAFPIVGFFLSIMWSVIFALALNSFKTGHGAITGILCTGIIGGAFMSPIIGFAAELSNNLQLAALLLLLPLSYILSVGVWANPLIKNKTFGNSQKTLSQPLNENS; encoded by the coding sequence ATGAAAAAAAGCTACCTAGTGATTGCCTTAGTATTGGCAACCTTTTTTACGGTGTCCTTTATCACCAATATTTTAGGCGCGATTTTTCCAGCATTAATAGAAAGTTACAGCATAGGTCTAACGCTTGCGGGGTTTTTCCCGTTCGCCTTTTTTATCGCTTACGGTGTGATGTCTATTCCGGCGGGACTGCTAGTTCAGCGTTTTGGAGAAAAAACCGTTATGCAGCTCGCATTTACCCTTGCTGCAATTGGTGCAACGACCTTTGTGCTAACGCCAACGTTTGCCATTGCCATGGTTGCGTTGTTTATGCTCGGCTGTGCCATGGCACTACTGCAAGTGGCTATCAATCCACTATTACGCGCTAGCGGTGGTTCGGAACACTTTGCCGTGCTTTCGGTGTTTGCGCAGTTGATGTTTGGTGCTGCCGCAACACTCGCGCCTTTGGTGTATAGCAAACTACAGTCTCAAGTCACCACCGCAGAGGGATTTGGCGGAGCGCTGTCTGGTGTTATCCCAGCAGATAAAACCTGGCTAAGTATCTATGCGGTATTCGCTATCCTAAGCGTCGTGATGCTATTACTCTCGCAATTTACGCCATTTAGCGCGGTACCCGAGCAGAAAAAGCAGCAGCTGAGCTGGTCACAAAGTATCGGTTTTTTTAAAGATAAAACCGTATTGAAATTTTTTGCCGCCATCGCCGCTTATGTTGCGCTAGAACAAGGTGTCGCTAACCTTATTTCCGTCTTTTTGCAGCAATATCATGGCCTAGACCCAGCCACCGAAGGCGCAAAAGTAGTGAGCGAATTCTGGTTATGCTTAACCTTAGGCTGTTTACTTGGACTAGCACTACTTAAACTTATTGATGCACAAAAGCTTTTGATTTTATTCAGCTTTGGCGCCGCTATCGCGCTCCTAAGTGCGTTATTCGGTAGCGCTACCGTGGCGCTTATTGCTTTTCCAATTGTGGGATTCTTCCTCTCCATTATGTGGTCGGTCATCTTTGCTCTGGCATTAAATTCATTCAAAACCGGCCATGGCGCAATCACAGGGATTTTATGTACCGGGATCATTGGCGGTGCTTTTATGTCTCCCATCATAGGTTTTGCGGCTGAATTGAGTAACAACTTACAACTTGCTGCCCTGCTACTGCTACTACCACTTAGCTATATTCTGAGTGTTGGTGTATGGGCTAATCCTTTGATTAAAAATAAAACTTTTGGCAATAGTCAAAAGACGCTGTCTCAACCTCTAAATGAAAATAGTTAA
- a CDS encoding ROK family protein yields MNHSLLCIDLGGTKALVASVAHTQVEQVRQYAVPSQANLDQVNAFVIRLIEENLTAETTGIAIGVPSTLDVCSGTVLTTQNIPHWQNVPLKGLLEQHFSLPVVVHNDANCFAFGEYLYGGHHANNLIGVCLGTGIGAGFVFNGNLYTGNHSAAGELGNLSYLDGIIEDYASGQFFGRQGIEGRWLAEQARSGDPFALQQFETFGSHVGHALAQIVMVLNPDVIVLGGSVTHSYDYFNAALEAKMQQLLGNALYQSVRVIPSILNHAPLLGAYGLFQHNKINHDNKELANEV; encoded by the coding sequence ATGAATCACTCTTTGTTATGTATTGACTTGGGTGGCACCAAAGCGCTTGTGGCTTCGGTTGCGCACACTCAGGTCGAGCAGGTACGCCAGTATGCGGTGCCTAGTCAGGCCAACTTAGACCAAGTTAATGCCTTTGTTATCCGTTTAATCGAAGAAAACCTAACAGCCGAAACAACTGGTATTGCGATTGGCGTACCAAGCACACTGGATGTGTGCAGCGGCACCGTGCTGACAACACAAAATATTCCTCATTGGCAAAATGTGCCTCTGAAGGGATTGTTAGAACAGCACTTTTCTTTGCCCGTTGTTGTCCATAATGACGCAAACTGCTTTGCATTTGGTGAATACTTATATGGTGGCCACCATGCCAACAACCTAATTGGCGTATGCCTTGGCACAGGCATTGGTGCCGGTTTTGTGTTTAACGGTAATTTATATACGGGTAACCATAGTGCTGCAGGAGAGCTAGGAAACTTAAGCTATCTTGATGGAATTATTGAAGATTATGCTTCAGGACAGTTCTTTGGGCGACAAGGAATTGAAGGAAGGTGGTTGGCCGAACAAGCACGCAGTGGCGACCCATTTGCACTACAACAATTTGAGACTTTTGGCAGTCACGTTGGTCATGCACTCGCGCAAATAGTCATGGTGCTGAACCCTGATGTCATTGTACTTGGCGGCTCCGTGACGCATTCATATGACTATTTTAACGCTGCACTTGAAGCCAAGATGCAGCAGTTGCTTGGCAATGCTTTATATCAATCCGTTCGTGTCATTCCAAGCATCTTAAATCACGCGCCACTTTTAGGGGCATACGGATTGTTTCAACACAATAAAATTAACCATGATAACAAGGAACTAGCCAATGAAGTTTAA
- a CDS encoding family 20 glycosylhydrolase, which yields MKFNRLMALLFGVSSPLYALDQTAVNWLGQNLDVKYTLLDSKPSTCPKAQQKCYYSELSFSVATENTKANNDFAIFFSQLMPIYHVEGDNFAITHINGDIHKITPAAGFSGFSSAPTTVRFYTQDSQVTRSEFMPNYVVTDAQLKLTPQVIKSTQTQRDNDTGLELQPYLTPFDSLNQLQTSSKDDTPWMGSEYLYQHQVKPTLDAAIGLIPKPKQLTVVSDKRLNLAAGINLQLSGVSAEAIAMAQQRLNTLGVKSTKNGLVVNVAVKPNKQSSPHYQLTVAENNISIQANNSAAAFYALQSLAGLLDINDLSIPMVDIIDTPRYDFRGLHVDVARNFRSKAFILQTIEQMAAYKLNKLHLHLADDEGWRLAIDGLDELTSVGAYRCFDLTETRCLLPQLGAGNDKNAQVNGFYSAEDYIEILRYAKAHHIEVLPSLDMPGHSRAAIIAMEARYKKLMAQGKPEDAQQYRLVETADKTRYSSIQHYNDNTLNVCIANTYTFIDKVLSEVKVLHDRAGVPLNTYHIGADETAGAWLESPACKKLQASVKDFTNFNGYFIERIAKLLDKKGIQVAGWSDGLGDVRAANMPANVQSNAWATLSENGHVVAHRFANQGWQVVLSSPDVTYFDFPYQSHPEERGNHWASRAIESKKMFEFMPDNLPAHAEIWKNTNNHAYIANDSDSSLNKGVKFAGLQGHLWSEMLRSDAQAEYMLYPRLLALAERAWHHAEWELPYQAGRIYSQSSGYFTAKLQAQREADWQRFVAILGLQELPKLAQAGIEFRIPVVAAKQLSGAKLDAFTAIPGFAIEAQLENGNWVPFNASLNQVKALRALHPSSGRKGRTLSLEKK from the coding sequence ATGAAGTTTAATCGGCTTATGGCCCTACTTTTTGGGGTGTCGTCACCCCTTTATGCGCTCGACCAAACCGCAGTAAACTGGTTAGGCCAAAATCTTGATGTAAAGTACACCTTGCTTGATAGCAAGCCAAGCACCTGCCCCAAGGCACAACAAAAGTGTTATTACTCAGAGTTGAGCTTTAGCGTAGCCACAGAAAATACCAAGGCAAATAATGACTTTGCTATCTTTTTTAGCCAACTGATGCCGATTTACCATGTTGAGGGCGATAACTTTGCCATCACCCATATCAATGGTGATATTCACAAAATCACGCCTGCGGCAGGGTTTAGTGGGTTTTCAAGTGCCCCCACTACCGTGCGCTTTTATACTCAGGACTCTCAGGTTACGCGCTCAGAATTTATGCCAAATTATGTTGTAACGGACGCGCAGCTTAAGCTCACCCCACAAGTGATCAAAAGCACGCAAACCCAGCGCGATAACGACACAGGACTTGAGCTACAACCTTATCTGACGCCATTTGATTCGCTCAACCAGCTGCAAACTAGCAGTAAAGATGACACGCCGTGGATGGGTAGCGAATACTTATATCAACATCAAGTGAAGCCAACACTTGATGCTGCGATTGGGCTGATACCAAAACCTAAACAACTGACTGTGGTGTCCGATAAACGACTCAATTTAGCGGCCGGTATTAATCTGCAACTTTCGGGCGTTTCCGCTGAGGCTATCGCCATGGCACAACAGCGTCTCAATACCCTCGGAGTAAAAAGCACCAAGAACGGACTTGTAGTTAATGTCGCTGTAAAGCCAAATAAGCAATCAAGCCCACATTATCAACTGACGGTCGCCGAAAACAATATCTCAATCCAAGCCAATAACAGCGCCGCAGCATTTTATGCGCTACAAAGCCTTGCAGGACTGTTGGATATTAATGATTTGAGTATTCCCATGGTGGATATTATTGATACACCAAGGTATGACTTTCGTGGTTTACACGTCGATGTTGCCCGCAACTTCCGCTCCAAAGCCTTTATTTTACAAACCATTGAGCAGATGGCGGCGTATAAGCTAAATAAATTGCACCTTCATTTAGCGGATGATGAAGGCTGGCGCTTAGCCATAGACGGTCTTGATGAGCTCACGTCTGTTGGCGCTTATCGCTGCTTTGATTTAACTGAAACTCGCTGCTTATTGCCGCAATTAGGCGCAGGAAATGATAAAAACGCGCAAGTAAATGGCTTTTACTCTGCAGAGGATTATATTGAAATCCTGCGCTATGCCAAGGCGCATCATATCGAGGTGTTACCCTCATTAGATATGCCAGGTCACTCACGCGCTGCAATCATCGCCATGGAAGCGCGATATAAAAAGTTGATGGCACAAGGCAAACCTGAGGATGCGCAGCAATATCGATTAGTAGAAACGGCTGATAAGACGCGTTACAGCTCCATTCAACATTACAACGACAACACGCTAAATGTCTGTATTGCAAACACTTATACCTTTATCGACAAAGTATTAAGCGAAGTAAAAGTGCTGCATGACCGTGCTGGTGTACCACTCAACACTTACCATATAGGTGCAGATGAAACCGCAGGTGCTTGGCTAGAATCGCCGGCTTGTAAAAAATTGCAGGCAAGCGTGAAAGATTTTACCAACTTTAACGGTTACTTCATTGAACGGATCGCAAAGTTACTAGATAAAAAAGGAATACAAGTTGCAGGGTGGAGCGACGGTTTAGGTGATGTACGTGCTGCGAATATGCCAGCAAACGTACAGAGCAATGCTTGGGCGACATTAAGCGAAAACGGGCACGTGGTCGCACATCGCTTCGCCAATCAGGGCTGGCAGGTTGTCTTGTCTAGCCCTGATGTAACCTACTTTGACTTTCCATATCAGTCTCACCCAGAAGAGCGTGGTAATCACTGGGCAAGCCGTGCTATCGAAAGCAAAAAGATGTTTGAGTTTATGCCAGACAACCTCCCTGCGCATGCAGAGATCTGGAAAAATACCAATAACCACGCCTACATAGCCAACGACAGCGACTCATCACTAAACAAAGGGGTTAAGTTTGCTGGGCTCCAAGGACACTTGTGGAGTGAAATGCTGCGCAGTGATGCACAAGCCGAATACATGCTTTATCCACGGTTATTGGCCCTTGCAGAGCGTGCATGGCACCATGCAGAGTGGGAATTACCCTACCAAGCCGGTCGTATATACAGCCAATCTAGTGGATATTTTACGGCTAAGTTACAGGCGCAACGTGAGGCTGATTGGCAACGATTCGTGGCTATTTTGGGCCTTCAAGAGCTGCCTAAATTAGCACAAGCCGGAATTGAGTTTCGCATTCCTGTCGTCGCCGCAAAACAGCTATCTGGAGCAAAACTCGACGCTTTTACCGCCATTCCGGGTTTTGCTATCGAAGCACAGCTTGAAAACGGCAACTGGGTGCCCTTCAATGCCTCACTTAATCAAGTAAAGGCGCTTAGAGCGCTGCACCCAAGCTCCGGTCGCAAAGGACGAACTTTGAGTTTAGAGAAGAAATAA
- a CDS encoding NAD(P)-binding domain-containing protein: MLDYLIIGAGPAGIQTAYHLKQSGLSYLMLESGQRAGCFFETFPIHRKLISINKVFTGSTNPEFNLRHDWNSILTDDYSLNFSSFDRDFFPSADNLVKYLNHYVDQNKLNVAYNQRVKSVEKIADHFVVTTTHNEQYTAARVIVSTGVPKPYIPKIEGIELVTQYSDLNIDLAPYENKRVLVIGKGNSAFETADHLIPATSLIHVCSPNPLDMAWKTHYVGDLRAVNNNILDTYQLKSQNAILDADIKRIEKQNNRFIVHFSYAHANGEQETIEYDEIICCTGFAMDSSIFADSAKPDLMIEGRFPSLDCSFESINVKGLYFAGTLTQSTKYRKSTSGFIHGFRYNSRALVEMLKQKHHDTTLACDQHLGTPEAIGSAILNRINETSALWQQHGFMVDAVTVSKSGMAQYYKHLPSPYLHAHLGDHYHLQIALDFGAPIEGDPFNQVRVHKDNATDAELSKFLHPIIELCYQGEVIETHHIIEDLEADWTDVEAHVKPLQQFIERVLPKLAGEKMQNKVSA, encoded by the coding sequence ATGCTTGATTATCTTATTATTGGCGCAGGCCCAGCAGGAATCCAAACCGCTTACCACCTAAAACAAAGTGGCTTGTCCTACCTCATGTTGGAGTCAGGTCAGCGCGCAGGATGTTTTTTTGAAACATTCCCAATTCACCGGAAACTAATTTCAATTAATAAAGTATTTACCGGCTCAACAAACCCTGAATTCAACTTAAGACACGATTGGAACTCCATTTTAACTGATGACTACAGCCTCAACTTTTCCAGTTTTGACCGCGACTTTTTCCCAAGTGCTGATAACTTAGTCAAATACCTCAACCATTATGTTGACCAAAATAAGCTAAATGTTGCTTATAACCAGCGTGTTAAGTCCGTCGAAAAGATTGCCGATCACTTCGTTGTGACCACAACTCATAATGAACAATATACAGCAGCCCGCGTCATCGTCAGCACAGGTGTCCCTAAGCCTTATATTCCGAAGATCGAAGGAATAGAGCTAGTTACACAATACTCAGACTTAAATATTGATTTGGCACCATATGAAAACAAACGCGTACTTGTTATCGGTAAAGGAAACTCAGCTTTCGAGACGGCTGATCACCTTATCCCCGCCACCAGCCTAATCCACGTTTGTAGTCCAAATCCTTTAGATATGGCATGGAAGACCCACTATGTTGGCGACCTACGTGCAGTAAACAACAATATTCTAGATACTTATCAACTGAAGTCACAAAACGCTATCTTAGACGCCGACATTAAGCGTATTGAGAAACAAAACAACCGCTTTATCGTGCACTTTAGTTATGCTCATGCTAATGGTGAGCAAGAAACCATAGAGTATGACGAGATTATTTGTTGTACTGGATTTGCCATGGACAGCAGTATTTTTGCCGATAGTGCAAAACCTGATCTCATGATTGAAGGCCGCTTCCCCTCTCTAGATTGCAGCTTTGAATCCATCAATGTAAAAGGCCTTTATTTTGCCGGCACGCTGACACAATCCACCAAATATCGTAAGTCGACCTCAGGCTTTATTCACGGCTTTAGATACAATAGCCGCGCCTTAGTCGAGATGCTAAAACAAAAGCATCATGATACTACACTTGCATGCGACCAACACTTAGGTACGCCAGAAGCAATCGGCAGTGCAATCCTGAACCGTATCAATGAGACAAGCGCACTATGGCAACAGCATGGCTTCATGGTGGATGCAGTTACGGTATCAAAGAGCGGTATGGCACAATATTATAAGCACCTGCCAAGTCCGTACCTCCATGCTCATCTAGGTGATCACTATCATTTGCAGATAGCATTAGACTTTGGTGCACCAATTGAAGGCGACCCGTTCAATCAGGTTCGAGTGCATAAAGACAACGCGACTGACGCGGAGTTAAGTAAATTCTTACACCCCATTATTGAACTTTGCTATCAGGGGGAAGTAATAGAGACTCATCATATTATTGAGGACTTAGAAGCGGACTGGACTGACGTAGAAGCGCACGTTAAGCCACTTCAACAGTTCATTGAGCGAGTATTACCAAAACTTGCTGGTGAGAAAATGCAAAATAAAGTGTCAGCATAG
- a CDS encoding lantibiotic dehydratase: MPAKITTDSFFVLRTPKLPIETLFNQQDSNAMLSAWLVTPGVMEALYVASPSLLERLEQWREKPNSKQGKKVALALLRYLIRMSSRPTPFGLFSGVHTGKIGSETRLVSDSAEHDSRKTRLDMFLLSAIRSHLAETEAKSDNLSYLPNPSHYFIADQCRYIETYLSDDTMQYRLSAVDSDEYFVTMLELAKQKLSFSQLIEQFCLRYSEAEYEEVSAYLEELIIEGVLIPDIPLPLTGESPDIALIKALKNVAPVEVYAKLEQATHDLAVMDEAGQAKPEQYQAIFKYLSELPVKVQENKLFQSDTYRAFLHCEMSQQEVARVNKQLQLIASLNRSAKHNPLENFINKFNTRFEGQFVPLDMVLDDESGISVSTETGYDAPLVGGLQLGRASSGQASAPDYTELDHIIEQAVTLPSNLGKSCVVLTSSELKQKVKDKVELNLPRSMAVMLSLFEDEKSNPVFKFNGCYGPSAANLLGRFCHLDETLKESVIDHLEQEHSHSEEVIFAEIVHMPEGRPGNVIARPHLRQYEIVFMADSSLDLEYQIPLSDLYVWVESQQVKLWSKRLNKRIIPRLSSAHNFSARSLSAYKFLCMLQHQESETPKFSLPSSLRNATYVPRIMLDNLILHEKTWRIERKELEALLVNQHIDANKLQQLKDKYLLDDWVSFAAGDNVLTLNLSQSAMVEVLLMETKGRNTVELSEVLASQLTPRVTDAQGRHYANEIIVPLLNENATPHTHFAEKPLENITATPISRRFSAGSEWLSLKIYSGNTIVEQLLYEQLLPLIEENSALFDKWFFIRYGDPDWHLRLRFQGKPAVLCGELLPKLNQLLSPMIESSQLHKVELMTYEREVERYGGPQSMTLIESLFMFDSELIAKSCQLVEAFGEDVRWRIALACTNRLLTLFNYDAEQKLSLISSLRAGFGKEFNESSALRKQLGNRYRDHQTQLDDDFTKLNIASLAQCDETQQAMLALLEAWQKQAEPVVKEILTLEKSGSLNLSIQSLLGSLLHMHNNRMFKAYGREQEFVIHDMLRRKYFSESKVS, encoded by the coding sequence ATGCCAGCTAAAATAACAACAGACTCCTTTTTTGTTCTACGAACACCAAAACTGCCGATTGAAACCTTGTTCAATCAGCAAGATAGTAATGCGATGTTAAGTGCCTGGCTTGTCACACCAGGGGTGATGGAAGCCTTGTACGTTGCAAGTCCATCTCTATTAGAGCGATTGGAACAGTGGCGTGAAAAGCCGAACTCCAAGCAGGGGAAAAAAGTCGCATTGGCGCTATTGCGATACCTCATTCGAATGTCTTCACGACCTACACCCTTTGGTCTTTTTTCTGGTGTCCATACGGGTAAAATTGGCTCAGAAACTCGTCTTGTGAGTGATAGCGCAGAGCATGACTCCCGCAAAACTCGCTTAGACATGTTTCTGTTGTCTGCAATTCGATCTCATTTAGCAGAAACTGAAGCAAAATCAGATAATTTGTCTTATTTACCTAATCCATCTCACTACTTTATAGCAGATCAGTGCCGCTACATCGAAACTTACCTTTCTGATGACACCATGCAGTATCGCCTGAGTGCCGTTGATAGTGATGAGTACTTCGTCACTATGCTGGAACTGGCGAAACAGAAGCTAAGTTTTTCTCAGCTCATTGAGCAATTTTGTTTGCGCTATAGTGAAGCCGAATATGAGGAAGTTAGTGCATACCTTGAAGAACTCATCATTGAAGGTGTATTAATTCCCGATATTCCGCTACCACTTACTGGTGAAAGTCCCGACATCGCGTTGATAAAAGCGTTAAAAAATGTTGCACCTGTAGAAGTTTACGCCAAGTTGGAGCAGGCGACTCATGACCTTGCAGTGATGGATGAAGCGGGACAAGCGAAGCCTGAGCAATACCAAGCCATTTTTAAATACCTTTCTGAGCTACCGGTTAAAGTTCAAGAAAACAAACTTTTCCAATCAGATACTTACCGCGCCTTTTTACATTGTGAAATGTCACAGCAAGAAGTTGCAAGAGTGAATAAACAACTGCAATTGATTGCGAGCTTAAATCGCAGCGCTAAGCATAACCCACTTGAAAACTTTATTAATAAGTTCAACACGCGGTTTGAAGGTCAATTTGTACCTTTGGATATGGTGTTGGATGATGAGTCGGGTATTAGTGTCTCCACGGAAACCGGTTATGATGCCCCGCTAGTAGGTGGTTTACAGTTGGGTCGAGCGAGTAGTGGACAAGCTAGCGCCCCTGACTATACCGAACTGGATCACATTATTGAGCAGGCTGTGACATTGCCAAGTAATTTAGGCAAAAGCTGTGTGGTCCTGACCAGTAGCGAATTGAAGCAAAAAGTTAAGGATAAAGTAGAACTTAACTTGCCACGTTCAATGGCTGTGATGTTGAGTTTATTTGAGGACGAAAAGTCGAATCCTGTGTTCAAGTTCAATGGCTGTTATGGACCGTCGGCAGCTAATCTTTTGGGTCGTTTCTGCCACCTTGATGAAACATTAAAAGAGTCGGTTATTGATCATTTAGAGCAAGAGCATAGTCACAGTGAAGAGGTAATCTTCGCTGAAATTGTACATATGCCAGAGGGAAGGCCTGGTAACGTGATTGCGAGGCCACATTTACGGCAGTACGAAATCGTTTTTATGGCAGACAGTTCACTAGACCTTGAATACCAGATCCCGCTAAGTGATCTGTATGTTTGGGTCGAAAGCCAGCAGGTTAAGCTCTGGAGTAAGCGACTCAATAAACGCATTATTCCGCGTTTGTCGAGTGCACATAACTTTTCTGCTCGAAGCTTGAGCGCTTATAAATTCCTTTGTATGTTGCAGCATCAAGAAAGTGAAACGCCTAAATTTTCACTGCCTTCAAGCCTAAGAAACGCAACTTATGTGCCGCGCATCATGTTAGATAACCTGATTTTGCATGAGAAAACATGGCGTATTGAACGCAAAGAACTAGAAGCGTTATTAGTTAATCAACACATCGACGCAAATAAGCTTCAACAGCTCAAAGATAAGTATTTGTTAGATGATTGGGTAAGTTTTGCCGCAGGAGATAATGTTTTAACTTTGAACTTAAGCCAAAGTGCGATGGTAGAAGTGTTGCTGATGGAAACCAAAGGCCGCAATACGGTTGAGCTCAGCGAAGTATTGGCATCTCAACTGACGCCGCGTGTAACGGATGCACAAGGTCGTCATTACGCGAATGAAATCATTGTTCCTTTACTTAATGAGAATGCGACTCCTCATACGCACTTTGCAGAAAAGCCACTAGAAAATATTACCGCCACACCAATCTCTCGGCGCTTCAGTGCGGGTTCCGAGTGGCTTAGCTTAAAAATATATTCGGGTAATACCATTGTTGAGCAGCTACTTTATGAGCAGTTATTGCCGCTTATTGAGGAAAATAGTGCATTATTCGATAAGTGGTTCTTTATTCGCTATGGCGATCCGGATTGGCATCTACGCTTACGCTTCCAAGGCAAGCCAGCAGTGCTTTGTGGAGAGTTATTGCCAAAACTCAATCAGCTATTGTCACCTATGATAGAGAGCTCTCAGCTGCATAAAGTTGAATTAATGACTTATGAGCGAGAAGTCGAGCGCTACGGCGGTCCGCAATCGATGACTTTGATCGAAAGCTTGTTTATGTTTGACAGTGAGCTTATTGCGAAAAGTTGTCAACTAGTTGAAGCGTTCGGAGAAGATGTCCGTTGGCGTATCGCATTGGCTTGTACTAACCGTTTGCTGACGCTATTTAATTATGATGCGGAACAAAAGCTATCACTGATCTCTTCATTGCGCGCAGGGTTTGGTAAAGAATTCAATGAGAGTAGCGCGCTGAGAAAGCAGCTCGGTAATCGTTATCGCGATCACCAAACACAGCTCGATGATGACTTTACGAAGCTTAATATTGCGAGCCTAGCGCAATGTGATGAGACGCAGCAAGCGATGTTGGCGCTGTTAGAGGCGTGGCAGAAGCAGGCAGAGCCAGTGGTGAAGGAAATTTTGACATTAGAAAAGTCAGGTTCACTTAATTTGAGTATACAATCATTACTCGGCTCTCTTTTGCATATGCATAACAACCGTATGTTTAAAGCCTATGGTCGAGAGCAGGAATTTGTTATTCATGATATGTTGAGACGAAAGTACTTCTCTGAGTCTAAAGTCTCTTAG
- a CDS encoding lanthionine synthetase C family protein — protein MLKALDLEKKEQILSIVEKLAKQVESNLEAVNSNGLLSGLAGHLLFLFRAANFNDAWVDEEKFHLALDKLQNELAEQTPELSSGLAGQAWVLEYFNQYDDEEYDPEMLEEIDNFFNTALDFSPWTGEIEMVLGLAGYSPYISRRAKKTQQSTLFDRLVTGYESVAVELDGQQVAWSQPKQSVYRFDKENLEQHEFNLGLAHGVPGIIAALIPALQDEKVKLRAQKLVVAGCNWLLEQQSHADDKKACFGSCAGDEHHSRLGWCYGDLTIALTLARAGHALDKPSYVEQALEIALFNVDRDAKQGHINDAGLCHGFFGLVTIYQLLNQVMPHPKLQQAALTWLDYGLNQYQERGLEALYSYNGLEKVHQEDFSFLMGFAGIGLALIGVLDDNLDWTDCLLMS, from the coding sequence ATGCTAAAGGCGTTAGATTTAGAAAAAAAAGAACAAATCCTGTCTATAGTGGAAAAGCTAGCCAAGCAGGTTGAATCAAATCTTGAAGCTGTGAACAGTAACGGTTTGCTTAGTGGTTTAGCTGGGCACTTATTGTTTTTATTTCGAGCTGCAAACTTTAATGATGCTTGGGTCGATGAGGAAAAATTTCATCTGGCGCTAGATAAGCTCCAAAATGAATTGGCAGAGCAAACCCCTGAACTGAGTTCAGGGCTAGCTGGGCAAGCTTGGGTGCTTGAGTATTTTAACCAGTATGACGACGAAGAGTATGATCCTGAGATGCTGGAGGAGATAGATAACTTCTTTAACACGGCACTCGACTTTTCTCCTTGGACTGGAGAAATTGAAATGGTGTTAGGCCTTGCCGGATATTCTCCCTATATCTCACGTCGTGCAAAAAAGACTCAACAAAGTACTTTATTTGATCGTCTTGTTACGGGGTATGAGTCGGTTGCGGTAGAGCTAGATGGTCAGCAGGTTGCTTGGTCTCAGCCGAAGCAATCGGTATATAGATTTGACAAAGAAAATCTCGAACAACATGAGTTTAACCTTGGGCTTGCTCATGGTGTACCTGGGATTATCGCGGCACTTATTCCTGCGCTTCAGGACGAAAAAGTAAAACTGCGGGCGCAAAAACTGGTTGTTGCGGGCTGTAATTGGTTGCTTGAACAACAAAGTCATGCTGATGATAAGAAAGCTTGCTTTGGATCATGTGCAGGAGACGAGCACCACTCTCGCTTAGGTTGGTGCTATGGTGACTTAACGATTGCGTTAACACTTGCAAGAGCTGGGCATGCGCTAGACAAGCCAAGCTATGTTGAACAGGCACTGGAAATCGCGTTGTTTAACGTCGATAGAGACGCGAAGCAAGGCCATATTAACGATGCCGGACTTTGTCATGGTTTTTTTGGGTTGGTAACCATTTATCAACTGCTCAACCAAGTTATGCCTCATCCTAAGTTACAGCAGGCCGCCTTAACCTGGCTAGATTATGGCTTAAATCAGTACCAAGAACGTGGACTAGAGGCCTTGTATTCATATAACGGTTTGGAAAAGGTGCATCAAGAAGATTTTAGCTTTTTAATGGGTTTTGCTGGTATTGGTTTAGCGCTCATCGGTGTGCTGGATGACAATCTTGATTGGACCGATTGTCTATTAATGAGTTAA